The Bombus terrestris chromosome 16, iyBomTerr1.2, whole genome shotgun sequence genome includes a region encoding these proteins:
- the LOC100645102 gene encoding uncharacterized protein LOC100645102 isoform X1 — protein sequence MSFVLKLGTVETSLEKKNSNSSQSSSSVNQETSNTTGTDDASSKPQILQCLESAAEIPAGHVISFSTVKSVSVTYPVAKAVREVQRITGPQTNTTQVLSTRVISQKLPSSSHQTQSAPLTLNASSNVTHVPVNAQSLSSPGSGVAHVYPLQHATVSTQSKQQTRNQVVVTCEGKQQQQQTTTISSLQASMPLKVQPVPSQLVVSNNAVRAITTATSLPNIQRIHVKTQNLVGQGQTVNLQKVKAVTNVSQGVTVQRNSVPRIQTAQKSQMSSTGTAQTTQFAVNQVTNNTNVQRTQQQGNSTLQKAQANAANTQKIAQVYNNQKVSSQMLSSHPNHKAQLQQIPSNQQQGLQKLQVQSQKTVTVPRQQSNAAAVNNVQKCGNSVTGMQKVQVMGQVQCQQQLPQVQKHVQQVQPPTQHQRSQTTTALQKSQTATTVNSSRVQSFASACKSNSVPNISKTLQNANLLTVNKQPVISQPQQSQQVHIQNSSQLQQQLLQQTSQAQQQSQQQAAQKQQPQQQQQANTNPQTQKSLSITNVHQKTIAATIPNNQRTQVVNSKIQQQQMVMRVGVTKNQAQNLQQSNLKSSVPQKIANTVKTSNSQNVVQQSLHRNANAQPVKIIQQQQNVIGPQNAQKQPGCIKTIPPQKPAQRNHTQKVTGIKTSLNTNVAAVKGQGPATAIAQKASIKTLLPQQTVATNMLMHKNQPIKIQQQAIQQKQLITTSQFSQQVRQQSGQVKTLLPVTSMEPRKDVENKIEPELRESKEDERQQRPITPIIRIPPPYECLQYVLQDHNYGAPPPRTPSPPSPPSHAKQPINGAGSSSTTSQHPYIYGKVVSGANMDDDAASAISSEIGRDAELEGEETETAPEGEGDDEDSVTRCICDFEHDDGYMICCDRCLVWQHVDCMGIDRSNIPDEYLCEICRPRRVDRQRARALQMRKREELLNSDTSSDTSSTSSADTDVGVSTIPKKRTLQQQIPRRKSEPPQVRRLNNNNNNNNNNVAKRQRRDSHPRQSSAVRKKEATKRGPGKRKAKRRMSLEDKEEETQDTWSSNVAPLRQWIERYEEAVTNHYSPELRARISSIKVNGTHSDLRQSNMNIIATGKCRLNVHSNNVRFLVATMYLPPNTPVVELRGKYMLSTQHRPSYPQGRHHTQRPGPFVFFYRLPRDGTEVCVDTRTYGNDARFVRRSCKPNAEVKHCIEKGTLHLYIVTTSAIEKNAEITIRHEQHDLLLSPNPNGPMMPIVCACNNPRECQIVSLNQLNRRGSNGALAENADGRERRRRGRRNTICEDSDSSTVISNNTVITQPAPPPTTVSSSVSAPPRRTVTTTVANTVRQIPKEETLTLVQQPQTSPNLSQPIVSETKKDKKKMTREERKMEAIMKAFERLEKAEQRKQEVQARNAQRKESGGTHSDNEDSHSVTIQTKQKQQNSDRPLRRKRRKGRARTTSTSQSQSSSRRTRLNSADSDESSGEESNSMQSPPLLSQNHSQSRDAPYHLHAPAKSTNENVTTAAHQGIPTAAGLLLALANSNAPGPSSPPLQQPTPVKSPTCDSGASSSSQSSTPSTPLSSACLLVAAAVGPLAPGFKFPKTKKVLMNEWLKESPDPPQSNISQISPLPTLPPASATNSINPLCRSSDFSLPTDSSAEFLTQSYAAKSLATLVQAANSVSGICDSPPQRKQQAISGNTVCPVSTGSAKKRWLRQAISEECDSPNSRPESPPASEMVAPPKKRRIARESLSSDNYTPPTTPTMLVPESTPNNRSLCPAEDDFIEHLQSSLVDQNEEGHTTTESVKQEVASHEHANSNEAVRQKLSIDIPQDFHLKTVKSEKHLVIDTSIMKEENIGMKKEEKDEMDCDTYMHLESKSFIKNELRSVKNEPVGHQKNKSKKEYIIKKEENLDMEKGTVEIVDQNEGDTEMEDFSSPIAVMESDAILKERVAEMKLEFGGSISEMVKVEDDKCDDDKRFEDAKCEIKSDDNMSIDEFDVEAQMKKITGDDGNDYKEKVDTSSEKDKSMDGIEGLMESSKEDSESEDKDIDDVKYESPSFKSFNLNHEEKLFKEFGSKSEPECIIENNIKEIEQSQESQKIEQPSAFVTSSEESIFESVSSNMDTESITEPPKSFHSIPPLSERIRKKTEATSAPKSQLNFEAAIIESTIDMETEDESKNGEQKSMLSTALRELLEAKLDDLTNESAKEEVIEENNTPYIEPKSETSEQIIEIQECTTKPIPQNIHNEETPVKEEEAPPKEIKRLKDPRTVVPNSMPAPAFKPETIPPVKRKLSISEYRKRKQQSSGTPPEPEPSSDASTTDKGGARGRSDSASSGTSSLSSDEEGSKISLSLDVPTLTTLPLFTNVEGEEKKGGEEGTIGWSAAPTLVERQRENLTERLKREFGLFLSDDEEERARKHGLTAEAILKARKTSPPHPTVSNTPPGFPVPQLPPQPYIPPPGSASIHYSQFQAKPCPVQYPNFTVPQNSSQQVYSNATPQASANKQPQQFLVPQASQAPPGSNPYPPQFIPPSTTAVSISKYTPVTPPPGNQMYPASGQSQKQFYNHPAPRS from the exons ATGAGCTTCGTCTTAAAGTTGGGCACCGTAGAAACATCCCTCGAGAAGAAGAACTCCAATAGCAGTCAGTCGTCCTCGTCGGTGAATCAGGAAACATCGAACACGACGGGAACCGACGATGCCAGCAGCAAACCACAGATCCTTCAATGTTTGGAGAGTGCCGCAGAAATTCCAGCTGGTCATGTTATTTCCTTTTCCACCGTGAAATCAGTTAGCGTTACCTATCCAGTAGCAAAAGCCGTTAGGGAGGTGCAGAGAATCACTGGACCTCAAACGAATACCACCCAGGTGCTGTCGACTCGCGTCATCTCTCAGAAATTACCGTCGTCTAGCCATCAAACACAGTCCGCGCCTTTAACGCTGAACGCATCCTCCAACGTAACCCATGTTCCGGTAAACGCTCAATCTTTATCATCTCCAGGTAGCGGAGTAGCACATGTGTATCCTTTGCAGCATGCCACAGTATCCACGCAGAGCAAACAGCAAACTAGAAATCAGGTGGTCGTCACCTGTGAGGGcaagcaacaacagcaacagacGACCACGATATCTAGTTTGCAGGCTAGCATGCCTTTAAAAGTCCAACCGGTCCCTTCGCAGCTTGTCGTAAGCAACAACGCGGTTAGAGCCATCACTACCGCGACTTCATTGCCCAACATTCAAAGGATACACGTGAAAACGCAAAATCTCGTCGGACAGGGTCAGACGGTTAACTTGCAGAAAGTGAAGGCTGTGACGAATGTCAGTCAAGGGGTAACCGTGCAGAGGAACTCCGTACCTAGGATACAGACCGCACAGAAGAGCCAAATGTCGTCGACTGGTACCGCTCAAACCACTCAGTTTGCTGTTAATCAAGTCACGAACAATACCAACGTACAGAGAACCCAACAACAAGGGAATTCGACGCTTCAAAAAGCTCAAGCAAACGCCGCGAACACGCAGAAAATAGCGCAGGTCTACAATAACCAAAAGGTATCGTCGCAGATGTTAAGTAGCCATCCGAATCATAAGGCACAACTACAACAAATACCGAGTAATCAACAGCAGGGCTTACAGAAATTACAGGTTCAGTCGCAGAAGACCGTGACTGTGCCTAGGCAACAATCGAACGCTGCGGCGGTGAATAACGTCCAAAAATGTGGCAACTCCGTAACTGGTATGCAGAAGGTACAAGTAATGGGGCAAGTACAATGTCAGCAACAGTTACCGCAGGTTCAGAAACACGTGCAACAAGTTCAACCGCCGACGCAGCATCAGAGATCACAAACTACGACGGCTTTGCAAAAGTCTCAGACTGCGACCACGGTTAATTCCAGCAGAGTACAATCTTTCGCGAGCGCTTGCAAGAGTAACAGCGTTCCAAATATCAGTAAAACGCTCCAGAACGCCAACTTATTAACCGTAAACAAACAACCAGTGATCTCACAGCCACAACAATCGCAGCAAGTACATATCCAGAACTCGTCCCAATTGCAACAACAGTTGCTACAGCAAACTTCGCAAGCACAACAACAGTCGCAGCAACAAGCGGCGCAGAAACAACAACCTCAGCAGCAACAACAAGCAAATACGAATCCACAAACACAGAAAAGTCTCAGTATTACGAATGTTCATCAAAAGACGATCGCTGCGACCATCCCCAATAACCAACGAACTCAGGTAGTTAACTCCAAgatacaacaacaacaaatGGTCATGAGAGTAGGTGTGACGAAGAATCAAGCGCAAAATTTACAGCAGAGCAACCTGAAAAGTAGTGTACCTCAGAAAATTGCAAATACCGTAAAAACTTCGAACTCGCAGAACGTCGTGCAACAGTCGTTGCATAGAAATGCGAATGCGCAGCCAGTGAAAATAATTCAGCAACAACAGAACGTTATAGGGCCACAGAATGCTCAAAAACAACCTGGATGCATCAAAACGATACCTCCTCAAAAACCAGCTCAAAGGAACCACACGCAAAAAGTAACCGGTATTAAGACCTCTCTAAATACAAACGTAGCTGCAGTGAAAGGTCAAGGTCCGGCAACTGCGATCGCACAAAAGGCAAGCATCAAAACCTTGCTTCCTCAACAGACTGTTGCCACGAATATGTTGATGCATAAAAATCAGCCGATTAAAATACAGCAGCAAGCTATACAACAAAAACAACTTATTACAACGTCACAGTTTTCCCAGCAAGTTAGACAACAATCTGGACAAGTAAAGACGTTACTGCCAGTAACTAGCATGGAACCTCGCAAAGATGTTGAGAATAA aaTCGAACCCGAGCTACGCGAATCTAAAGAAGACGAACGTCAACAACGTCCTATAACTCCAATTATAAGAATACCTCCGCCTTACGAG TGTCTTCAGTACGTCCTACAGGATCACAATTATGGGGCACCACCACCACGAACACCGTCACCTCCGTCACCCCCATCTCATGCAAAACAGCCTATCAACGGTGCCGGAAGTTCGTCTACGACTTCTCAGCATCCTTACATTTATGGAAAAG TTGTTAGTGGCGCTAATATGGACGACGATGCAGCCAGTGCTATCAGCAGCGAAATAGGCAGGGACGCAGAACTGGAAGGCGAAGAAACCGAAACTGCTCCCGAGGGTGAAGGGGATGATGAAGATAGTGTTACTAGATGTATATG CGACTTTGAACATGATGATGGATACATGATCTGTTGTGATCGTTGTCT agTTTGGCAACACGTTGATTGCATGGGTATAGATCGTTCTAACATTCCTGACGAATACCTCTGTGAGATTTGTCGACCGCGACGAGTAGATAGGCAAAGAGCTCGTGCTTTGCAAATGCGTAAACGCGAGGAATTGCTAAATTCAGATACATCATCCGATACATCGTCCACCAGTTCAGCAGATACTGATGTTGGGGTCAGTACGATCCCCAAGAAACGAACTTTGCAACAACAAATTCCTCGACGAAAATCCGAACCACCGCAAGTAAGACGATtgaacaacaataacaacaacaataataataacgtcgCGAAAAGGCAGAGGAGAGATTCTCATCCGAGACAATCCAGTGCTGTTCGTAAAAAAGAAGCTACAAAGCGAGGCCCGGGTAAACGTAAAGCTAAACGGAGAATGAGTTTGGAAGATAAAGAAGAGGAAACTCAAGATACGTGGAGCTCCAACGTCGCGCCACTAAGACAGTGGATCGAACGTTACGAGGAAGCAGTAACAAATCACTATAGTCCAGAATTACGAGCTAGGATATCATCTATCAAAGTAAATGGTACACACAGTGATTTGAGACAGAGCAACATGAATATCATTGCCACCGGAAAGTGTAGGCTCAACGTACATAGTAACAACGTTAGG TTTTTAGTAGCAACGATGTATCTCCCACCAAACACACCCGTCGTTGAATTACGAGGAAAGTATATGTTAAGTACGCAACATCGACCGTCCTATCCTCAAGGAAGGCATCATACCCAGAGGCCCGGACCCTTTGTATTCTTTTACCGATTACCACGAGACGGAACAGAAGTCTGTGTAGACACAAGAACGTATGGAAACGATGCTAGATTTGTGCGACGTAGTTGTAAACCTAACGCGGAAGTGAAACATTGTATAGAAAAAGGAACGTTACATTTGTATATTGTGACTACAAGCGCGATTGAGAAAAATGCCGAAATTACGATCAGACACGAACAACATGATCTCTTGCTATCGCCTAATCCAAATGGCCCCATGATGCCCATTGTCTGTGCGTGTAATAACCCAAGGGAATGTCAAATAGTGTCTCTAAATCAGTTGAATAGAAGAGGAAGCAACGGAGCATTGGCTGAGAATGCAGATGGCCGAGAGAGGAGACGAAGGGGTAGACGAAACACAATTTGCGAGGACAGCGATTCCTCGACCGTGATATCTAATAATACTGTCATCACGCAACCTGCACCACCGCCGACGACAGTGTCATCATCGGTATCCGCGCCACCAAGAAGGACAGTTACAACCACCGTTGCAAATACGGTGCGCCAAATACCTAAAGAGGAAACGCTTACGTTAGTGCAGCAGCCACAAACTTCCCCGAATTTAAGTCAACCAATAGTGTCAGAGACTAAGAAAGACAAGAAGAAGATGActagagaagagagaaagatggAAGCTATTATGAAAGCTTTCGAGAGGCTCGAAAAAGCAGAACAAAGAAAACAAGAAGTTCAAGCACGAAATGCACAGCGGAAGGAGTCTGGTGGTACGCATAGCGATAATGAAGATAGTCATAGTGTCACGATACAAAcaaagcaaaaacaacaaaattCCGATAGACCTTTAAGGCGGAAGAGAAGAAAGGGTAGAGCAAGGACTACTAGTACTTCTCAATCGCAAAGTAGCAGTCGAAGAACCAGACTGAATTCCGCAGATTCAGACGAATCGTCCGGAGAAGAAAGCAATTCGATGCAGTCGCCACCTTTGTTGAGCCAAAATCATTCGCAAAGTCGAGATGCTCCTTATCACCTGCATGCTCCTGCGAAAAGTACGAACGAGAACGTTACTACAGCTGCTCATCAAGGAATACCAACGGCTGCTGGTTTACTGTTAGCTTTAGCAAATTCTAACGCACCTGGACCGAGTTCGCCTCCTTTGCAACAACCAACGCCAGTTAAAAGTCCAACCTGTGACAGCGGTGCAAGCAGCAGCTCCCAAAGTTCAACTCCATCCACTCCTTTATCCTCGGCTTGCTTGTTAGTCGCAGCGGCGGTTGGTCCTCTAGCTCCTGGCTTCAAATTTCCGAAAACCAAGAAAGTTCTAATGAATGAATGGTTAAAAGAGTCACCCGATCCACCGCAAAGCAATATATCTCAGATATCACCGTTACCAACATTACCACCGGCTTCTGCGACGAATTCGATAAATCCTCTTTGCAGGTCTTCGGATTTTTCTTTGCCGACGGACTCATCTGCAGAATTCTTAACGCAGAGTTATGCAGCCAAAAGTTTAGCCACTCTTGTGCAGGCGGCGAATTCAGTATCTGGAATATGCGATTCACCGCCGCAACGTAAACAACAAGCAATCAGTGGAAATACGGTTTGCCCTGTTTCTACGGGATCTGCCAAGAAAAGATGGTTACGTCAAGCCATTTCTGAAGAATGTGATTCACCAAATAGTCGACCGGAGAGTCCGCCGGCCAGTGAAATGGTAGCTCCACCGAAGAAAAGAAGGATAGCTAGAGAAAGTTTATCGTCAGACAATTACACTCCACCCACTACACCTACTATGTTAGTTCCTGAGTCCACTCCGAATAATAGATCTTTGTGTCCTGCTGAA GACGATTTCATCGAACACCTGCAATCCTCGTTGGTTGATCAGAATGAAGAAGGTCACACGACAACAGAATCTGTAAAGCAAGAGGTTGCCTCGCACGAACACGCGAATTCAAACGAGGCCGTACGACAAAAACTTTCGATAGATATTCCACAGGATTTTCATCTTAAAACAGTAAAATCCGAGAAACATTTAGTGATAGACACTTCGATAATGAAAGAAGAGAACATCGGaatgaagaaagaagagaaagatgaaATGGATTGTGACACTTACATGCACTTGGAGTCAAAATCTTTTATCAAGAATGAATTGCGATCTGTTAAAAACGAACCGGTTGGTCATCAGAAAAATAAGAGCAAGAAGGAATATAttataaagaaagaagagaatttGGATATGGAAAAGGGTACCGTCGAGATAGTCGATCAAAACGAAGGAGACACGGAAATGGAAGATTTCAGCTCTCCAATCGCTGTTATGGAATCGGATGCAATTCTGAAGGAACGCGTGGCTGAGATGAAACTGGAATTCGGAGGTAGTATAAGTGAGATGGTTAAAGTTGAAGATGATAAGTGTGATGATGATAAAAGATTCGAAGACGCGAAGTGCGAAATCAAATCTGACGACAACATGTCGATCGACGAATTTGACGTTGAAGCTCAAATGAAGAAAATTACTGGTGACGATGGAAATGATTATAAGGAAAAAGTAGACACTAGTTCGGAGAAGGATAAAAGCATGGATGGTATTGAGGGTCTGATGGAGAGCTCCAAAGAAGATTCCGAATCTGAGGATAAAGACATAGATGATGTGAAATACGAGTCGCCATCATTCAAATCATTCAATTTAAACCACGAGGAAAAGTTATTCAAAGAATTCGGAAGCAAATCCGAACCAGAATGTATCATTGAGAATAACATTAAAGAAATCGAACAGAGCCAGGAATCTCAGAAAATTGAACAGCCGTCCGCGTTCGTTACTTCATCCGAAGAATCCATTTTTGAGTCTGTGTCTTCCAACATGGACACAGAATCCATTACAGAACCACCAAAGAGTTTTCATTCCATTCCACCATTAAGTGAACGAATTCGTAAAAAGACAGAAGCAACAAGTGCTCCAAAAAGCCAATTGAATTTTGAAGCAGCTATTATCGAATCTACCATTGATATGGAGACGGAAGATGAATCCAAAAATGGTGAACAAAAGTCTATGCTCTCGACGGCGTTAAGGGAATTGCTGGAAGCTAAGTTAGATGATCTAACAAACGAGAGCGCTAAAGAAGAAGTTATCGAAGAAAATAATACACCATACATCGAGCCAAAGTCTGAAACTTCTGAGCAGATTATAGAGATACAAGAGTGTAcgacaaaaccaatccctcaaAATATTCACAATGAAGAAACTCCAGTAAAAGAGGAGGAAGCTCCGCCTAAGGAAATCAAACGATTAAAGGACCCGAGAACTGTCGTTCCAAATAGTATGCCAGCTCCTGCATTTAAACCCGAAACAATCCCCCCTGTTAAACGAAAG TTGTCCATATCAGAATACCGTAAACGCAAACAGCAATCGTCTGGTACGCCTCCAGAACCTGAACCGTCAAGTGATGCTTCTACAACAGATAAGGGAGGAGCTAGAGGTAGATCAGACAGTGCGAGCAGTGGAACTTCGTCGCTCAGTTCCGATGAGGAAGGTTCCAAAATCTCATTATCTCTTGATGTACCAACCTTAACCACATTACCGCTTTTCACGAACGTGGAAGGCGAGGAAAAGAAAG GCGGTGAGGAAGGGACAATTGGTTGGTCTGCCGCACCAACTTTAGTCGAACGTCAAAGAGAAAATCTTACAGAAAGATTGAAACGAGAATTTGGATTGTTCCTCAGCGACGACGAAGAGGAAAGAGCTCGCAAACATG GTTTAACGGCAGAGGCAATACTGAAAGCGCGTAAAACATCTCCGCCTCATCCTACTGTATCAAATACTCCACCAGGTTTCCCGGTACCTCAATTGCCTCCTCAACCCTATATACCTCCTCCAGGATCTGCATCCATCCATTATTCTCAGTTCCAAGCTAAACCTTGTCCCGTTCAGTACCCAAACTTCACAGTTCCACAGAATTCTTCGCAACAGGTCTATTCGAACGCTACACCTCAGGCATCTGCGAATAAACAGCCACAACAATTCTTAGTACCCCAAGCGTCTCAAGCACCACCAGGCTCAAATCCGTATCCTCCCCAGTTTATTCCGCCGTCTACCACAGCAGTATCGATCTCCAAGTACACGCCTGTTACACCGCCACCTGGAAATCAAATGTATCCTGCATCTGGTCAATCACAGAAACAGTTTTATAATCACCCGGCACCAAGGTCTTAA